The Candidatus Dependentiae bacterium genome contains a region encoding:
- the tsaE gene encoding tRNA (adenosine(37)-N6)-threonylcarbamoyltransferase complex ATPase subunit type 1 TsaE, with product MQKQSLIYSLNEMDKAVDFLYRYMDTCRLFTFEGSLGSGKTTLIRELLKRYGIQKGVTSPTFNLLNVYENERRQTFYHFDLYRINSVQDFLASGFDEYWNMPNSWVFIEWPEVIDVLLAKKDHCKVKIDYQKTDRRLLQLII from the coding sequence ATGCAGAAACAATCTCTTATATATTCTCTTAATGAAATGGACAAAGCGGTAGATTTCCTGTATCGATACATGGATACATGTAGATTATTCACATTTGAGGGATCTCTTGGTTCAGGTAAAACTACCTTGATTAGGGAGCTACTTAAGCGATATGGCATTCAAAAAGGGGTCACAAGTCCAACATTTAATTTGCTCAATGTGTATGAAAATGAACGACGGCAAACATTTTATCATTTTGATTTATATCGTATCAATAGTGTGCAAGATTTTCTTGCTTCGGGCTTTGATGAATACTGGAATATGCCAAATAGTTGGGTATTTATTGAGTGGCCTGAGGTAATTGATGTGCTACTAGCAAAAAAAGATCATTGTAAGGTAAAAATTGACTATCAAAAAACCGATAGAAGATTGTTGCAGCTTATTATCTGA
- the rpmG gene encoding 50S ribosomal protein L33, translating to MAKNRVTTHLACGQCKNRNYTQVVSKKRQTGSLALKKFCRFCRMHTAHKETK from the coding sequence ATGGCAAAAAATCGGGTCACCACACATCTGGCTTGTGGACAATGCAAAAATCGTAATTATACGCAGGTGGTATCAAAGAAGCGTCAAACTGGCTCATTGGCTTTGAAAAAATTTTGTCGCTTCTGTCGTATGCATACTGCTCACAAGGAGACTAAGTAG
- the secE gene encoding preprotein translocase subunit SecE — translation MKDVVQFLYDVKSELLKVVWPKTSEFVGATIVVLVLLVLFSIYLGIIDFGLSRLASYLFEMYGLV, via the coding sequence ATGAAAGATGTAGTACAGTTTTTATATGATGTTAAAAGTGAATTATTAAAGGTTGTTTGGCCGAAAACGAGTGAATTCGTTGGTGCAACAATAGTTGTGCTTGTGCTATTGGTTCTTTTTTCAATTTACTTGGGTATTATTGATTTTGGTTTGTCACGATTGGCGAGCTATTTGTTTGAGATGTATGGTCTTGTATAA
- the nusG gene encoding transcription termination/antitermination factor NusG, whose product MKRWYVAQIYAGFEQSVKEDLMRSIEQKELQDRFGQVLVPSARMKQMFDTVEQKDTQLFPGYLFVEMELSTETMRLVLSNPRVSRFLGGKNPVPLSQKEVDRIFSQIKGEVVVAPRESEFSVGSEVDINEGPFAGFVGIIEKIDEEGEKLTVMVSIFGRMTPVELGFSQVKR is encoded by the coding sequence ATGAAGCGCTGGTACGTTGCCCAGATATATGCTGGGTTTGAGCAGTCAGTAAAAGAAGATTTAATGCGAAGTATAGAGCAAAAAGAGCTTCAAGATCGTTTTGGTCAAGTGCTCGTACCTTCGGCAAGAATGAAGCAAATGTTTGATACTGTAGAACAAAAAGACACCCAATTGTTTCCTGGTTACTTGTTTGTTGAAATGGAACTGTCAACCGAAACAATGCGATTGGTGCTTTCGAATCCGCGAGTTTCTCGTTTTTTAGGAGGAAAAAATCCTGTTCCACTGAGTCAAAAAGAAGTGGATCGTATTTTTTCTCAAATAAAGGGTGAAGTGGTTGTTGCTCCTAGAGAAAGCGAATTTTCAGTGGGAAGCGAAGTTGATATTAATGAGGGTCCATTTGCTGGATTTGTTGGTATCATAGAAAAGATCGATGAAGAGGGTGAAAAGTTGACGGTGATGGTGAGTATTTTTGGT